GGATCAAatccgcacactaatcggatCGAATTGCGAATTTTATGTTGGTATCCGCATATCCacgtatccgcaaaaataaataaataaataagtaaatattctttttatattttatttcaactaataattatcatatatgttatattattttaatttattatttaagaaaaatatgtttagtattattttaagagtaaacatatttaaaaaaatagaaaaaaataaattttgtttatatttttttaatgaaaataagcttttaaaattaatttttagttttgcggatatatccgatattcgATCTGATCCGCAAATGTGTGGATCGGATCCAAGCTAAAAAACTAtggatattggatccgatccgatccgataattttagtgcggatcgaatcgaaattttggccatatccgatctgatccgatccgcgTTCACCCCTACATTTTAATCATGTTTCTATGTAaaagaaatttaataaaaatatttctttcacacttttaaacctttttattcctaaaatatttttaatcaaattttttttaaataacaaaataaaataaaatattatatgaataataactactaactaaaacatacaaacaagtaaatataataccaaatatatatatatatatatatatatatatatatatatatatatatatatatatatatatatatatataattttttaattattattgtgcgaATCTGCAGATCCGCAGATGCAGAGTTAatatccgcgatccgatccgTAAAGAGTGCAGATCAAATCTTATCAGACTGTgaatcggatcgtatccgcaaaTTTTAGATCGAATGCTAATATGTATCGCAAATTTATGGATACAATCTGATCCGTGAATATTTCTAGTCAAAATGACCtcaaaatttgattagtattgtGACACAATAAGTGAAAAGAGGTACCAAAAAAATTGGACTCAGACCTcgtaaaagtgaaaaaaaaaccaTCAAATAATCTTACATAACTATGCCCCCAGATAACAAATTCAAACTTGTTGCTAATCAAGTATCTTTGGCTACCATATGGAGCTCTTGTAGAGAATTAatggatttatttttttataaactcctccttttttttgctttttttaataTGAGACTAATTCATACACTACCTTTTGCTTTTATAACGTTAACAAACACATGAATTTTGTTTAggaaaaatatagaaatatattaataataaataacaaactttttaaaaagaaacataagtaaaaaatacacaaattttttatcttaagcacgtaaatttttaaagaaaacacaaaagtttGTGGATGAAGTACATAATTCAGCTACACatgatttttatttaagtcaATTAGTTGATAGactaaattaaatttagttatcaaaataattttttttttttttggttgtaaGTTATCAAAATAATTTATTCACGCAGCAAAAGAGTTTTGGTCCCATCCTcatttttgcaaaaaaaaaaaaatccatcttTAAATTCCTGTTCACTTGTAGAAATCATTTGTTTATTGGGCCTTTATCTTCTTGCCCGTAGTTTCTGGACAAAAAATGTAGAAAACAAAAGAGCTTCATCCAAGAAAAATATGCTCTTCatgaccaaaaaaaagaaaaatatgctcTTATGAAGGACCCAAACATTGGAATTTAATTTCCATTGAACATTGACActtggagaaaaaataaaaagactcgAGAAACAAGAGATTGTTTCCCTAAATTTGTCCAATATCTGTGTTCTAGTTGATATAATCTACGAAGATTATTGATGATAGATCTACTTAAAAGTCCATATTAAAATggataatatcaaataaataaaattcgatCCCTGTGTACTTAGGAAAGAATTATATaatttactaataaaaaatattatttatacattaatattaattattatgtatatatatatatatataatttattttattttaatatattttttatattttaatatatatttcatactaataattaattttaatgtatacctaacataattattcactaattgagtaatatgtaaaaataaataaagcaaatattaatacaatatataataattaatattaactaaaaaaaagtaattatctAACATTACTCATATATAAAATCAACGGTACAAGATTAAATGAGTTGAAAGAATATGCAAAAAATtctcattaaaatataaaaaatgggaGCAAATTGACCAAAACGTAAATCCAGTATTGGTGTAACTAGTAACTACTAATAGACATTAGTGTCCAAAAAAATGACATACTAATGAGAATTGTTGTTGTAGTTGAGCCTTCTCTTGTGCATAGTGAGTGAGAATTGAGAAGTGAGGACACGTGACAATGAGTGTATCTAAAGCTTACAAATCATTGGTTATTTTCTCATCCAAATACCAACACCAAAGATAAGACGATAAGCCCACGTGGCAACAACACTCACTTCTTCTCTCTCCCCCCACACATCAACACAACAAAACCaaactccttcttcttcttcctccccaAACAACCAACCAACCATGGCTTCCCCAACTCTCATAACACCAACATCCACACCCAAATCGTCACTCCCACTAACAACCAACACTACAGTCAAACCCAAACCCTCCTCCACCACCAGCACATCACGCCGTGAACTCTTCTTCTCCATCACGGCGGTCTCATCGTCATTGCTGGCCGCCGTCCCTATTATGGTGGCACCAAGCGCGCTGGCTGCAGAGGACGAAGAGTACGTGAAGGAGACAGAGGAAGTGATAAACAAGGTGAGGACAACAATAACAATGGACAAGAATGACCCTAACGTGGCAGCAGCAGTTGCAGAACTGAGGGACACTTCAAACTCATGGGTTGCAAAGTACAGAAGAGAGAAAGCGCTTCTTGGAAGAGCTTCCTTCAGGGATATGTACTCTGCTCTCAATGCCGTTTCCGGTCACTACATCAGTTTCGGACCCACTGCCCCCATTCCCGCCAAGCGTCGAGCCAGGATCTTGGAGGAAGTTGACACCGCTGAGAAGGCACTCAAGAGAGGAAGATGAACAGTAacacttttttcctttttcttttcttggctacctttttttgtattattattattattattattattgctctaTTCAAATCTCTAATTACAGTAAGAGCTTCAGAGAAACAAAAATATGTGAGTTCTAACAACTGTCTTCATCATATTGGTTATTTTGCATAATTTAATATATGTTATACAAGAAACTTAGGAAAGTAAATAAATGAAGGTCTGCAAGTTTGCATGGGATGTTATACATTtagtgaattaattaaattaatttatcaataTTATTGCTCGCATCTCGTATTGGTTAACACAACATGTGAGACTTAAAGAAGACCCAAACGTAGCCTTAAGTTAGTTAGAAGCTTGCTTACTTGGCAACtttctgtttttctgttattacaGATAGTAGTTGGGAATTAGCACAATTAACACATCTAGCTTAGTCTATATATtagatttatttatcattttattcCTTTGAGATTCACCGTTCTGCAACCTATACGGTGAACATCACATTCTCTTCTTGCTTCTTCTAAATTCTTGACTTACTGGACAcgatttcacacaagaatgataAACTTACctataatctttaatttttttttttaatgtatagatATAAAAAGGCTTATCTATAATGAAATAATGATGCCGCTTTTGATTCAAAACTAATGCGGATATAAGAATGTGCATAAGTATGAGGTATCACTTCAGTAGTATTCTATTCTCTGACAAATAAAACATATTGCCcgtattttacatatttaatttccACTTGATTAGCTAGTCATATTAATTAAACTCGGCAATTCAACAATGTTCAAGTACAACATTGCAATACAAAGCTTGCTTCTCTTTTATTAGGCTTCTTTTGTCTTTTGGATTCCTTCGTTATACATTACTAAAATTGAGTTAGGACTTGTTTCGATATACAATTTAATTAAGATCTTTATTAAAAGAAGCTTAAATTATAaggatttatattaaaaatagtttataaataacttattttatattaatttttttaataacagaagtatttatttaaaattttaatgataGGCAATTTTAGAAAAGGaggaattatttttttaattttttcataagtTCTTTGAATAACTTTTCGAGAAGCgaccaattaattttaaaaattgtatcaAATACTAATACTAGAATTTTTCATAATTTCAAAGCTTAAAAAAAAACttctaaatcttttaaaataagtccCAAGtctaattcaattttaaaataactcATAAAATAAGAAATGTCTTACGTTTAAActatttagaataaccatccaAGTACaaaggataataaacatcttctcgaaaaattagtttaatttttggattcaccaaggatcgaactcttgacctttcggatctaaggCTTTAATACCATGACGATAagaaaatgtaacactaataattatatctctaatactccataaacctccattgtacacattgtataaatatttcattggctcctcatactttcccattatctatttatttatttgtcataCAACTCACACACTCTAACACATTCTATTTAAGAGTTCTTAGTCTATTGTCTCTATTGAGATTCCGAAGATATGGTTTATGACACCTACATATTTGCCACCAATATGAGAGTCTCACACTCTCACCATATtaattctctattatttttctgtctACACTTTTTTTCTTCGGTAAGTTATCGGGGGCCTAAGCCCAAAGAAAAACAGACACACACAAAAAACGCCAACGCTACATGGAGAGGATGTTTTTTGAAGGACTCTATTATTAATTTAAGTAGTTGACCCtgacaaaaaaaaagtaattgaCAACCTGTTGGGTTGACCTAGCTGATGAAAAAAATGGAAACAAAAACTTTATTTGGACCTGAAAAATTTTTTACACTAACTTTTCCCAATATACATTATTGACTTGCTAGTTGCTACTTATAGGCCACGGCTGGGGGCAGGTTAAACCCAATAGATGCATGCATATTTTTGAACACTTGAATTCAGATCTAATAGCTTCATCCAATAAATCCCCAGAAATAAAGGATCAAAAtacaaaatcaatttaaattgatCGAATAGTCAATTTACTCGTTTGTTTAAATAACTATTGATGATTcaaattctattttatatatatgtcaaTTCATTGACTAAAGATAAATCCTTAATTGAAATTTCGATTCGTAACGAATTAGGGTATGTTTAGATTTGGGTTGAAGAAGAGAGAAGCCCGTTTAAATTTCTTGAATGCTTCATCTTTATGTTTGGCAGTTTTTATCCTGTAAACCTAGAAGTAAATTTTATCTTTAACCCACGTTTACTAGAAATTAAAAATTCTAGCTTGTTcgttcattttttttacgttggatTGAAGTTTATATTCTATGTACTAATTATGTCCTTCATTAttcatatgtttatttttttataatatttttttaaatactctcttatgcatattattttttttatatgaattcttttactattattgttatttctttttatggaatatttttttttttactttatattatgattctattaatcctactaaaatactaaaaaaaattaaaatttatttaaatatttaaaataaaattataagataacataaaataattatttaaatttatattttttctgtaattttttatctaaaagtgattttaaataatgtaatccaaacaatatttagtttATTATAATCCATTTTAGATAAAAATTACCAAATATAAACTACGTTAATACTAACTcactatcaaaatcaattttataaaattaattttatacaaatttttatttgcaaacagtccaaacacacacttagttCTTATCTTATTGAATTGAGagatattgtaaaaaaaaaaacaataaaaaaggacagaggagggagaaagaggaagaaaaaaaaaaaagaagaggaaattAATGCAGCTTAAAGTAAGTCAGGGTTGTGTTAGGTACAGCCGTATAGGGCTGTGACCGCAATCCATGGCACATTGTATTATTCTTAAGACTTTAGTCATTAGATACTGAGCCCATGGTCATTATATATGTTCTCATCAGTCAAAACATGTTACAATACATTCTTAGGCATAGCATTATTATTCAATAATCCTATGGTTACAGCCCCTACCCACACAaccaaaccaaaaataaaaaaaataaagtattataGTAACTCATTTAAAAAGATACAATTAGTCCATTAGAAATTGTTTAAGGATAatgttttctctttattttccaCAAGAAGTTCTGAATGAAGAAGAGGAACTATATGTATTATTGTCCTTCTCTAAGACTCAAGGATGTCATAAAGCCTATAGTTAGTAGTTAAGAATCAAATACAGTGTCTTTTGACGCACATTTTTTAACTATAACTCCAACCATGCATCGTAGTCAACTCTGATTGGTACATGGCTAAATCATTCTAATTCTAGATTCCGGTAATTCCAAAAGCAAAATTAAAAAAGTGACGAACCTACTAATTAATGACAACTTTTGCCATGATCATCGCTGATTACAGTTTTGGAGAACCACACATTGTTTAATTTGGAGTCTCAACTCTAAAACTAACACGGTAATATTACCATTTTGTAAAGTTAGAACGTTatccaaacatttttttttaGCCAATGTGATACtagctattatatatatatggtttgGATTTAGAAATTCTTCAAGTATATATAAAGATGTTTAAAGTAatcttttgtttgattttgacCCTTTTGATATGTGTGGAAAATGAACAAAGATAATTAGACAAGATACAAAGAAAGCGCTTGTCTGAAGAGAAATAAAGCTAAtcatttttttctgattttttatttGGTTATTTATTCAACGGGATTGAGATGAGTCATTTTCTCCAAACTTGATCGGTGCGTGTAGGCATTAACAAATTCAAGATTATAAAACCATGAACCACCAAATTACCGCCGAAGAACATGGACAAAAATACCAAATTCTAGAGGATACAAcatatagaaaataaataaacaattctGTTATTAGATGTACATATAttctttataataaatattattttaatattaattttttttaacaattaatacgttcttttattttgtcaattaaaatataatttaaatatatgagTTATTAAAAACAACTTTT
This region of Arachis hypogaea cultivar Tifrunner chromosome 8, arahy.Tifrunner.gnm2.J5K5, whole genome shotgun sequence genomic DNA includes:
- the LOC112707097 gene encoding photosystem II repair protein PSB27-H1, chloroplastic, whose amino-acid sequence is MASPTLITPTSTPKSSLPLTTNTTVKPKPSSTTSTSRRELFFSITAVSSSLLAAVPIMVAPSALAAEDEEYVKETEEVINKVRTTITMDKNDPNVAAAVAELRDTSNSWVAKYRREKALLGRASFRDMYSALNAVSGHYISFGPTAPIPAKRRARILEEVDTAEKALKRGR